The nucleotide sequence CCAGCAGAACATGCCGCCGTTGCCGGGGGCGCCACCGATCCCCATGCCCGCCTGGTTCACGCCGCCGCCGGTCACCTGGGGCGACCCTGCTTGGCCGAAGCCGGCCATGTTGCCGTTGGCCCCGATGCCTCCCTGGTTTCCCATGCCCACCTGCGCCAGCACCGGCACCCCGGCGAACGTCGCCGGCATCTTCAATGTCAGCGGCCGATCGGCCTTGTTGGTGACGACGATCTGCGCCGACCGCGAATCATTCTGGACGAGTTTCACCTCGGCGAGGCCGTCGGTCGCGGCCGCGAGGAGTTCCCGAACCTCCGTTTCGGCGGCCAACGAACGGCCGCCCTTCGTCGGGCCGTCGGCCGCGCCGACCTGGGCGACGAGCGATGCGAGAATGCAGAGGAAGGCAGGCCGCAACATGGCAGAGGTCTCCGGGAAGAACCGCGCGAACCGGGGGCTGTGGCGGAACTCTCCAAGAATAGCATCGTCCACTAAGGCAGAACAAAGAATTGCCCCGGCGGAACGGGCCGGCGACACCGGTCGTAGCGGTCGCGCCGCCGCGCCGGCAGGCCCTGCCGGGCATGCTGTCTGCAGCAAAAGCCCCGGTTCCTGCGACTAACGCTTGCTGAACTGCGTGCCGCGCCGGGCACCCCGTAGGCCGTACTTCTTGCGTTCCTTCATCCGGCCGTCGCGGGTCAGCAGACCGCTCTGGCGGAGCGGTTCGGCCAGATCGGTCTCCAGGGCCTTGAGGGCTCGGGCAATGCCCAGCCGGCAGGCGCCCGCCTGGCCCGTGAGACCGCCGCCGTCGACCGTGATGTCCACGGTCACGGCTCCCTGCTTGCCGACCTGCTCGAGGACGCCAGCCACGAGCACCCGGTCCTTGATGGCTGGAAAGTAGGCATCGAGTTCACGACCGTTGACCGTGATCGCACCCGACCCGGGACGGAGACGCACCCGGGCCACGGCCGTCTTGCGCCGGCCCGTCGCCGTGATGTGATCCCCGGTCCGTGCCGATCTGACGCCCTGCTCAACAGCCATGATGATGCCTCTCTTTGTCTGTCCGTGTTGCCGCGGCTCGATGCACCGCGGTGGAATGTCGTGTCGTGTCCGCTCTTCGGTTCGAGGACGTCACTTCGCGCCGACCACGAGCGGCTCGGGCTGCTGCGCCTGATGGGGGTGATCCGCGCCGGCATAGACCTTCAGTTTGTCGAGCATCTGCCGGCCGAGCCGCGTCTTGGGAAGCATCCTGCGGACAGCCTCCTCGATGATCAGTTCCGGGCGACGATCCCGGCGGTGCTCGGCCGTCTCCGACCGCAGACCCTGGTAGCCGGTGTACCAGCGGTAGGTCTTCTGTTGCCACTTCTTGCCGGTGAACTGCACCTTGTCGGCGTTGATCACGACGACAAAGTCGCCGGTGTCGACGTGGGGAGTGTAGGTGGGACGGTGCTTGCCCATCAGCACCATGGCCAGTTCGCTCGCCAGCCGGCCGACGATCCGATCACTGGCATCCACGACCCACCAGCGCTGTTCCACTTCGCCCGGCTTGGCCATGTAGGTTTTCATCGCGTCGCGCTGCCTGTCCTGTTGCTCGTGTGGGGGGATTCGGACCGTGCCCGGGTTCGCCGGCGGGGGTCCGGGGCGGGAGTCCGACCCGCCGGGAGCCCCGAAGAGTAGCACTGGCTTCCCGGGCAGACAAGCGGCAGTGACGAGGCCGCAGAACGGGGGCATTCGGGGGGACAGGCCTGCCTCCGACCGGGCCGCGGCCTGCCGCGGGTTGCGTGATCCCCGTCCGCACAGGAGACTTTGCGACCGTCCCGCGGCGGTTCGCGGGGCGTCTCGTCCACCCCCGCCACCGGTCGTCCCCGATGAAGGTTGCCGTCGTCAAAGAAACGTTTCCCGGCGAGCGGCGCGTGGCGCTCGTGCCGGCCGCGATCCCGCCCCTCGTCAAGTCGGGGCTGGAGATCCTCGTCGAGTCATCCGCCGGTTCGGCGGCTGGCTTCGCCGACGACGACTACCGGGCCGCCGGTGCAACGGTCGTGTCGCGCGACGAGGCGTTCGCCGCCGACTGCGTGCTCTTCGTGCGAACCTGCGGCGCCTGTGGCGACGGCTGGCACGCCGACCGAGACCGTCTCCGGCCCGGGGTCATCCTCATCGGCCTCTGCGACCCCCTCTCGTCGGCCGACGCCTGCCGCGAGGCCGCCGACCGCGGTGCCACGCTCTTTTCGCTCGAACTCGTGCCGCGGATCACGCGGGCCCAGAGCATGGACGTCCTCTCCAGCCAGGCCAACATCGCCGGCTACCGGGCCGTGCTCCTCGCGGCCACCTCCCTGCCGCGCATCCTGCCGATGATGACCACGGCCGCCGGCACGCTCACGCCCGCCAAGGTCCTGGTGCTCGGGGCCGGCGTCGCCGGTCTGCAGGCGATCGCCACCGCCAAGCGGCTCGGGGCGCAGGTCAGCGCCTACGACGTCCGCCCCGCGGTCAAGGAGCAGGTGCAGAGCCTCGGTGCCAAGTTCGTCGAACTGCCGCTGGAGACCGGCGCGAGCGAGACCGCCGGCGGCTATGCCAAGGCGATGGGGGAGGAGTTTTACGCCAAGCAGCGCGAACTCCTCGGCAAGGTGGTGGCCGAGAGCGATGCCGTGATCTGCACCGCGCTCATACCCGGCCAGAAGGCACCGGTCCTCGTGACCCGCGAGATGGTGGCGCGGATGAGGCCCGGCAGCGTGATCGTGGACATGGCCGCCGAGCGCGGCGGCAACTGCGAGGGCTCGCGGCCGGACGAGACGCTGGTCATCGACGGCGTCACCATCCTCGGGCCGACGAACCTGCCGGCCGACGTGCCCGCGCACACCAGCCAGCTCTACGCCCGCAACGTGGCCACGTTCCTCGCCCACCTCGTGAAGAGCGGCCTGCCGAACGTCTCCGCCGACGACGAGATCTGCCGCGACACGCTCGTCGCCCGCGGCGGCCAGCTCGTTCACCCGAAGGTCCGCGAGCGGGCCGGCCTGCCGCCGCTCGCGGCCCCCGCGCCGGCCGCCGGCTGACGCCGCCGGCGTTCCCCGCACGCCCAGCACGCGAACCCCGAATCCCAGCCCCGAGCCCCGGAATCCCAGCCATGCCGCTCGCCCAGATCGCCATCCTCCTCGCCGATGCCGCCACGCCCGACGCCACCGCGACCGGGGACGCCGCCGCGAAGTTCATCCGCCTGCTCACCGTCTTCCTGCTGGCGATGTGGGTCGGCTTCGAGGTGATCATGAAGGTCCCGCAGCGGCTGCACACGCCGCTGACGAGCGGCTCCAACGCGATCTCCGGGATCACGGCCGTCGGGGCGATCATCGTCGCCGCGAGCGTCGCCGCCTCGGGCTTCAGCTTCGGCAACTGGCTCGGCCTGTTCGCGGTCGTGCTCGCGATGATCAACGTGGCCGGAGGGTTCGTGGTCACCCACCGGATGCTCGCCATGTTCAATCCCAAAAAGAAGTAGGCCGTCATGACGACCCAAGCCTGGATCAATCTCGCCTACCTCGCCGCGTCGATGCTGTTCATCGTGGCCTTCAAGCTCATGACCGGCCCGCGAACGGCCGTCCGCGGCAACTACCTCGGCGCCGCCGGCATGGCCATCGCCCTACTGGCCGCCTGCTGCGAGCCCGAAGTCGGCAAAACGCTCGCTGCCCGGGGAGGATGGCCGCTCGGGCTCGTCGCCGTGGCCGCCGTGATCGGCGCGGTGATCGGCGCCGTGATGGCCGTCAAGTATCCGATGACGGGCATGCCGCAGATGGTGGCCCTGCTCAACGGCTTCGGCGGCGCGGCCTCGACGCTCGTGGCCGGGGCCGAACTGTGGAACAAGCCGCTCGCCGCGGAGGGAGCGCGGGACCTCGAATCCTGGACCCAGTTCGCGATCGCCACGGCCCTCACCGGGCTGATCGGCGCCGTCACCTTCTGGGGCAGTCTCGTGGCCTTCGGCAAGCTCGAGGAACTGCCGCAGTTCAAGAAGGCCTGGACCGATCCGAACCGCCACTGGATCAACCTCGGCCTGGCGATCGCCACGCTCCTGCTGGTCATCGGCGTCTGCGTGTATCCGAGATCGATTCTCCTCTACTGGCTGCTGGTGATCGTCGGCAGCGTCCTCGGCTGCACGCTCACGATGCCGATCGGCGGGGCCGACATGCCGGTCGTGATCTGCCTGCTCAACAGTTATTCGGGACTGGCCGCGGCGGCGGCCGGGTTCGTGATCGACAACTCGGTGCTGGTGATCGCCGGGTCGCTCGTCGGCGCCTCGGGGCTGATCCTCACGGCGATCATGTGCCAGGCGATGAACCGTTCGCTCGTCGGCGTGCTCTTCGGCGGCCTGGGGACGACGGCCGCGGCGAACGCCGACGACGTCTACGCCGGCAAGGTGAAGAGCGTGAGCGCCGAGGAGATCGCCATGCTCCTCGAGGGGGCGAGCCGGGTGGTGATCGTGCCCGGCTACGGACTGGCGGTCGCCCAGGCCCAGCACGCGGTCCGGGAGCTGGCCAACGCCCTGGAGAAGCGCGGCGTGACGGTCGAGTATGCGATCCATCCCGTTGCCGGGCGGATGCCGGGGCACATGAACGTGCTCCTCGCCGAGGCCGACATCCCCTACGAAAAGCTCCGGGAGATGGACGACATCAATCCGACGTTCCCGGAGACCGACGTGGCGATCGTGATCGGGGCCAACGACGTGGTGAACCCGGCGGCGCGGACCGACCCGAAGAGCCCGATCGCGGGGATGCCGATTCTCGACGTGGACAAGGCGCGGACGGTGGTCGTGGTGAAGCGGTCGCTGTCGCCCGGCTTCGCCGGCATCCCCAACCCGCTGTTCGCGGCCGACAACACGCTGATGTACTTCGCCGACGGCAAGAAGGCGATACTTGATCTTACGGCGGCTGTTCAGCGGAGCTGACTGGCTTCATCGCGGCGCCGGGCTCCGCCCGGCGACCGCAAGCCGGAGCAGACGCCGTGTCGGCTGCGACGGCGCGAAAGGATGACACGCATTCACGCCCAAGCCGCCGGAGGACGGCAGAAGTCTCGTCGCTGAGGCAGGATAGCCTCACGCTCCTCGAGCTTCCGCCGATCCTCCGGCTGCAGTCAAGTGCGGCGTGGGAGCCGGGCCTCGCCCGGCGACCGTAAGCCGGAGCAGACGCCGTGTCGGCTGCGACGGCGCGAAAGCCAGACGCTTTGTCGGCTGCGACGGCGCGAAAAAACCAGCCAGCCAGTCACTTCACCAGCACCGCGCTCCACAGTCCGTCCGACACCAGCATCCCGGCCCGCGTGAGCCGGATCTGGTCACCGTCGTCGGTCGCCAGGCCCTGGGCGACCCAGTCCGCGATCGCAACGCCGGCCAGCACGTCCACGTCATGACCGCTCGCCGCCCGGAATGCCTGCCGGTGAATCCCGTCACGGCGCCGCAATCCGACCACGAGCCGCTCCCGGGCCGCATCCTCGGCCGTCATCGCATCGATGTCGCCGCTCGCGTCGGCGCCGGCGAGCACCCGGGTCATCCACGTCGTCGGACTGCGATGATTGGTGATCCTCGTCCGGCCGTCGAAGCGGGCCGCGCCGGGGCCAAACGCCTCCCACGGCCGGCAGTCCCAGTAGGCCTCGTTGTGCCGGCATCGTGCTCCCGGCCGGGCGAAGTTGGAGACCTCGTAGTGGGCGAACCCCGCGGCCTCCAGACGCTCGATCGCTGCAAGAAACATGTCTCGCTCCAGGTCCTCGGCGGCAGCCACGAGGCGGCCGGACCGGCGGGCCGACTCGAACGCCGTCCCCTTCTCCCAGGTCAGGCAGTAGACGGAGACGTGCCCGACGCCGAGCGCGGCGACCGCGTCGAGGTCCCGCTCCACGTCGGCGAGCGACTGGCCCGGCGCCGCCGTCATCAGGTCGACGTTGACGGCCAGGCCTTCCGCCTGGAGCAGGGCCACGGCCCGATGGACGTCGTCCGGCGAATGGTCGCGGTCGAGGGCCCGCAGGGTCTTCGCATCGAGCGACTGGGCGCCCAGGCTCACCCGGGTGACGCCGCAGTCGGCGGCGGCCGCGACCCAGGCCGCCGAGACGTCGTTCGGGTTCGCCTCGGCCGTGACCTCGGCCCCGCGGCCGAGACAGAGCAGCGGCGTCAGCAGGTCGAACAGCCGGCGCAGCCCGGCGGGGCCGAGGTGCGAGGGCGTGCCGCCGCCGAGGTACAGCGTGTCGATGTCGAGCGGCCGCTCGAGCCGCCCGAGTTCGCGGTCCAGGGCCGTGAAGAATCGCTCGACGAGTTCGTCGCGGCCGGCCACGAGCGCGAAGTCGCAGTAGCCGCAGCGCCGGCGGCAGAACGGGACATGCACGTAGGCGTGCCGCGGGACCGGCGCTGGCTCGTTCATCTCAGCATCGTACTCCGCCCGCGGAAGCCCGCCCGGCTCGGTTCCTAGGCTCACGAGCCGCACATGCGCCGAAACATGGTGGTGACCGCGCCAG is from Planctomycetia bacterium and encodes:
- the rpsI gene encoding 30S ribosomal protein S9 — translated: MAVEQGVRSARTGDHITATGRRKTAVARVRLRPGSGAITVNGRELDAYFPAIKDRVLVAGVLEQVGKQGAVTVDITVDGGGLTGQAGACRLGIARALKALETDLAEPLRQSGLLTRDGRMKERKKYGLRGARRGTQFSKR
- the pntA gene encoding NAD(P) transhydrogenase subunit alpha, which translates into the protein MKVAVVKETFPGERRVALVPAAIPPLVKSGLEILVESSAGSAAGFADDDYRAAGATVVSRDEAFAADCVLFVRTCGACGDGWHADRDRLRPGVILIGLCDPLSSADACREAADRGATLFSLELVPRITRAQSMDVLSSQANIAGYRAVLLAATSLPRILPMMTTAAGTLTPAKVLVLGAGVAGLQAIATAKRLGAQVSAYDVRPAVKEQVQSLGAKFVELPLETGASETAGGYAKAMGEEFYAKQRELLGKVVAESDAVICTALIPGQKAPVLVTREMVARMRPGSVIVDMAAERGGNCEGSRPDETLVIDGVTILGPTNLPADVPAHTSQLYARNVATFLAHLVKSGLPNVSADDEICRDTLVARGGQLVHPKVRERAGLPPLAAPAPAAG
- the pntB gene encoding NAD(P) transhydrogenase subunit beta, translating into MTTQAWINLAYLAASMLFIVAFKLMTGPRTAVRGNYLGAAGMAIALLAACCEPEVGKTLAARGGWPLGLVAVAAVIGAVIGAVMAVKYPMTGMPQMVALLNGFGGAASTLVAGAELWNKPLAAEGARDLESWTQFAIATALTGLIGAVTFWGSLVAFGKLEELPQFKKAWTDPNRHWINLGLAIATLLLVIGVCVYPRSILLYWLLVIVGSVLGCTLTMPIGGADMPVVICLLNSYSGLAAAAAGFVIDNSVLVIAGSLVGASGLILTAIMCQAMNRSLVGVLFGGLGTTAAANADDVYAGKVKSVSAEEIAMLLEGASRVVIVPGYGLAVAQAQHAVRELANALEKRGVTVEYAIHPVAGRMPGHMNVLLAEADIPYEKLREMDDINPTFPETDVAIVIGANDVVNPAARTDPKSPIAGMPILDVDKARTVVVVKRSLSPGFAGIPNPLFAADNTLMYFADGKKAILDLTAAVQRS
- the hemN gene encoding coproporphyrinogen III oxidase; this translates as MRLVSLGTEPGGLPRAEYDAEMNEPAPVPRHAYVHVPFCRRRCGYCDFALVAGRDELVERFFTALDRELGRLERPLDIDTLYLGGGTPSHLGPAGLRRLFDLLTPLLCLGRGAEVTAEANPNDVSAAWVAAAADCGVTRVSLGAQSLDAKTLRALDRDHSPDDVHRAVALLQAEGLAVNVDLMTAAPGQSLADVERDLDAVAALGVGHVSVYCLTWEKGTAFESARRSGRLVAAAEDLERDMFLAAIERLEAAGFAHYEVSNFARPGARCRHNEAYWDCRPWEAFGPGAARFDGRTRITNHRSPTTWMTRVLAGADASGDIDAMTAEDAARERLVVGLRRRDGIHRQAFRAASGHDVDVLAGVAIADWVAQGLATDDGDQIRLTRAGMLVSDGLWSAVLVK